Proteins encoded within one genomic window of Enterococcus haemoperoxidus ATCC BAA-382:
- a CDS encoding non-ribosomal peptide synthetase has product MDNTLVKQLELAEYEKVVHQFNSNKTTSQSDVDLVTLFEQEVQKHPQREAVGIKGERLTYDQLNKRANNVAELLIASGIEKEDLVGVLLNRSIELIVTILGVLKSGAAFLPIDSENPEERINYIVEDSNVKAVITDINSREKWEKQLNKKIICPKFTDTSEKNLTISYSPNQLAYVIYTSGTTGNPKGVMIEHIGLVNFIKWKLGTAKFSHKSVMLQKATCSFDAAVGEIFLGILGGAKLQLLTDQENNNFSMLLDVIKENQVTHMVMIPTVLSVFLDYAVEVNKESYLSSLDMLYIAGEKLEESLVKKICRLTSLTKENVYNLYGPTEASIGATYFHLKDLKDESTVSIGKGIDNVAIYIMNENQLCGVNEAGELCIGGVGVARGYLNRPELTKEKFVDNYFGLPGKIYRTGDLAKWQENGNLEYLGRIDEQVKINGLRIELSEIKNTLASYPKIDDAAVIVSEENQIIAYFVSKENYKEAQLQEYLEKKLPLYMVPKRFIKINVLPVNNNGKLDKSKLPVVEDEPILTTKETVSPKTEKEHVLISVFSTVLNNENIGCNHNFFEIGGDSIKAIRIVSKLREMGYNLSVPTIMVEKNLGNIAARMEANQAETLGQMEQTIVGETPLSPIQKYFFDSKLPTPEHFNQTFLLECQNLDIVGLKKALLAVCNHHDVLRAVYLNNKQIIKEQDGLDLFEVISFDLTSEKESHISEKMVAISDKIQSTLSLADGPLIKAVVFQTKAKNYIALIVHHLMVDGISWRILVEDINTAYQQVLEKRTIELPMKTASFSRWCHSLEAFANSEMLAKERPYWNKISKLANQAKTTLCTPQDESGTGFDEILLSKELTENLILHSNKSYNTEINDLLVTALFRTINKLTRADTISVRMEGHGREPIDKPIHIDRTIGWFTTIYPVVCAGIGDTLQQDIKKVKENLRRIPNHGLGYSVLDCYDEEFEGVKTEITFNYLGDFEQESSEYDIQINSVEYGYQIAENNHFGTPISIDGSLNNGVISFGFIYDKSQCDERMIRELKSLFEKELEMVVEHCLNKEGIEHTASDFGEINWTEEEFREVEANFIEREDQIEKIYPLTPLQEGLLFHEQEKSTSSAYLVQAIYELGAIKTLEFKQALDLLVQKHSALRTNIIYKNVRIPRQVIHKKAICDVEMIDLTECTATKETLQKIEQENIQRGFDLQFDPLFRIKIIKIAVNSYKMLMSFHHIILDGWCNSILLNDLQEFYQRLINGQRYEAIRKEIAPDYAHAEHVNYLTEMNTHEAKEYWHALLAEYTTVASILPTSVKTVEADQNQIKQVLDLQTSEKIRTLAKSLNATVNTIFEAAWGIVLQNYTNTEDVVFGQVVSGRNSPIANIEDKVGLFINTIPVRVNNEKEADFATIVTALQKQLNQSGTYDLYPLSEIQNENELGNKLIQTIVAFENYEENLLSETEKPQFVLEDIREETNYDLTLSIQNGERFIVNLLFDVSNYSKQGADYILTHFCHVLKEVTHSSEQPISTIDFLTADQRELILTDFNQTATEYPNEVSIGTMFNEILPSYRKQVAVASKEHVLTYEQLDTLATNLAYRLRKIGIVKGDIVAVVAERKVETIILFLGILKAGGAYLPIDSSSPMERIKFIINDAKCKVLCDFDQQLKDSQMLDNCLIITNNAFEEMDEKKELPHVDADDLAYVIYTSGTTGVPKGVMITHKNVLRLVQNTNYVDFKESHILQTGSLTFDACTFEIWGALLNGGELFMTTSNVLLDPELLEEVIVSQKINTLFITTALFVNIVEIHPKAFHSLRRILVGGEKIVSAPIKRFKAYNPNVSICNIYGPTENTTFSLFEDLDYEIEAIVPIGKPISNTTAYVMKNDQLCGIGVPGELYLGGDGLADGYLNLKKNTDEKFIISDSNERLYKTGDLVRWLENGAIDYLGRVDDQVKIRGFRIELEGITTVIKQLPYVSNAMTIIFEENGQKEICSYVQLEESIDLELIRHELMLKLPQYMVPKVIMNVEKFKLNKNGKIDKVALPTPEVGEVITFTAPRNEAESIVSETFAEILGLPQISITDDFFTLGGHSLKVMQLSAQLAAKTGTKVTLEEIMTSRTVEKIAFKLQKGETYKPIEKGSSLEVSPAQNRILLVEETLANNTTYNIPVVLTIEGEFSVTRIKQALQQMSERYEILRTTFEFKEGTYFQKIADQIVIPVTTSTIKKAELNQAIFDFIQPFDLSQGPLIKSHVFTISSNEHIVVIDLHHAIFDGESIPTFVSELATLYNGKELKEVGIQYTDYSSWKNQLDLQKQEKFWLDNLKNAELNTEFPTDFNRGSQASFVGKSFSIELPKKLNEKIKEFGKETGVTSYIFYAAMFNLLLSRYTRKAEIITGTAISGRNHPDLEQMLGMFVNTVVLKQEIESDIAFTHYVKQVQSNFFDVFNNQDYPFEKLVEKLAIKPSQTRNPIFDVMFSYENLEDKSYPLDNAKMSFYELPNNTAKFDLTLTIKEHPDHVSINWDYNVQLFKEETMRKASEHFITLITSALEQPESQLVELSMINEAEKEKICYSFNTQEKIPLQHETIVSWFEENVAKYPNRIAVGIEDTDVTYDELNQMANAVAKKLKESGVKRNDVVGLLFHRSIEFIAAIYGVLKAGAAYLPIDVELPAKRIDYILENSHTKVILTNETTVPLNVKIIFVSSEEKMAENQTLESSADDCAYIIYTSGSTGHPKGVKIRHNSLINLIEWQKEQSKITSESVVLQKATCSFDASVWEIFLATLSGVKLQMLTEDENQDYAKLLRVIREKNVTHTLMVPTVFDSILDYMKVEQLTDVLDGLEKVYLGAESLTTQLLEKYVDVTKNKGNLTKITNLYGPTETTVCATFYEVSAEDLNTRVAIGQPIRNTQVYIMNNGELCGIDVAGEICVGGTGVFKEYLGSESLTNEKLISNPIHEDQYLYRTGDLGKFDENGQIHYLGRIDKQVKIRGFRIEIEEIEKEILNLTGISSAAVIVNESLGNPQLCAYVVSESELSIPTISTELKEIFPDYMVPSFIKQIDELPKNHNGKLDEKALQEIPINFTTMVVPPKTKDEVKLLPLFKEVLNVENIGVTDSFFELGGYSIKAVELSRRIEHEFGLRVSLKDIMKEQNVKNIAKIIKKKNKKVFQPLLKAAEECLDE; this is encoded by the coding sequence TTGGATAATACATTAGTTAAGCAATTAGAGTTAGCTGAATATGAGAAGGTTGTGCATCAGTTTAATTCGAATAAAACGACAAGTCAAAGTGATGTTGATTTAGTTACTTTGTTTGAACAGGAAGTTCAAAAACATCCTCAAAGAGAAGCTGTAGGAATCAAAGGTGAGAGATTAACATATGACCAATTAAACAAAAGAGCGAACAATGTTGCAGAATTATTAATAGCCTCAGGTATTGAAAAAGAAGACTTAGTTGGTGTCCTCTTAAACCGTTCGATTGAATTGATCGTTACAATTTTAGGCGTTTTAAAATCAGGTGCAGCATTTTTGCCAATAGATTCCGAAAATCCCGAAGAACGAATCAACTATATTGTTGAAGACAGCAATGTTAAAGCAGTAATTACGGATATAAATTCAAGAGAAAAATGGGAAAAACAATTAAATAAAAAAATAATTTGTCCGAAATTCACAGATACCAGTGAAAAAAATTTGACTATATCATATTCCCCGAATCAATTAGCCTATGTTATCTATACTTCTGGAACAACTGGAAATCCCAAAGGCGTTATGATCGAACACATTGGATTAGTAAACTTTATCAAATGGAAACTTGGAACAGCAAAATTTAGCCACAAGAGTGTAATGCTTCAAAAAGCAACTTGTTCTTTTGATGCAGCAGTTGGAGAGATTTTCTTAGGGATATTGGGTGGCGCGAAACTACAATTACTGACCGATCAAGAAAATAACAATTTTAGCATGTTACTGGATGTCATTAAAGAAAATCAAGTAACACATATGGTGATGATCCCAACCGTTCTTTCTGTTTTTTTAGATTATGCTGTAGAAGTGAACAAAGAATCTTATTTATCGTCGTTAGATATGTTGTATATTGCTGGTGAAAAGCTAGAAGAGTCTTTAGTAAAAAAAATCTGTAGACTGACTTCTTTGACGAAAGAAAATGTATATAATCTTTATGGACCAACAGAAGCTTCGATCGGTGCTACTTATTTTCATTTAAAGGATTTAAAAGATGAGTCGACCGTTTCAATTGGTAAAGGAATTGATAACGTAGCAATATATATAATGAATGAAAATCAGTTATGCGGTGTTAATGAGGCCGGTGAGCTTTGTATCGGTGGCGTTGGTGTTGCCAGAGGGTATTTGAATCGTCCCGAATTGACCAAAGAAAAATTTGTTGATAATTATTTTGGACTACCTGGAAAAATATACAGAACAGGTGATCTAGCTAAATGGCAAGAAAATGGAAATTTAGAATATTTGGGTCGAATAGATGAACAAGTCAAAATCAATGGATTGAGAATTGAACTGAGTGAAATCAAAAATACATTGGCTAGTTATCCTAAAATAGATGATGCTGCAGTGATTGTTTCAGAAGAAAATCAAATCATTGCCTATTTTGTTTCTAAAGAAAACTATAAAGAAGCACAGCTACAAGAATATTTAGAGAAAAAATTACCATTGTATATGGTTCCAAAAAGGTTTATCAAGATCAATGTTTTACCTGTGAATAACAATGGAAAACTAGATAAAAGTAAATTACCTGTTGTTGAAGATGAGCCGATTCTAACAACCAAAGAAACAGTATCCCCTAAAACTGAAAAAGAACATGTTCTTATCTCTGTTTTTTCAACTGTTTTAAATAACGAAAATATCGGATGCAATCATAACTTTTTTGAAATCGGTGGTGATTCGATCAAAGCCATCAGAATTGTTTCAAAGCTCAGAGAAATGGGCTATAACTTGAGTGTTCCAACAATCATGGTGGAAAAGAATTTAGGAAATATTGCAGCACGTATGGAAGCGAATCAAGCTGAAACATTAGGGCAAATGGAGCAAACAATTGTGGGAGAAACTCCTTTGTCCCCAATTCAGAAATATTTTTTTGATAGCAAACTTCCAACACCAGAACATTTCAATCAAACATTTTTATTGGAATGTCAAAATCTAGACATAGTAGGTTTAAAAAAAGCATTATTAGCGGTATGTAATCATCATGATGTGCTTAGAGCAGTCTACTTAAATAACAAACAAATCATTAAAGAGCAAGATGGTTTAGATTTGTTTGAGGTGATTTCTTTTGATTTAACTAGTGAAAAAGAATCACATATTTCTGAAAAAATGGTCGCTATAAGCGATAAAATCCAGTCTACTTTAAGTTTAGCTGATGGGCCATTGATCAAGGCAGTTGTTTTCCAAACTAAAGCAAAAAATTATATCGCATTGATTGTCCATCATTTAATGGTTGATGGTATTTCTTGGCGCATTTTGGTGGAGGATATCAACACCGCATATCAGCAAGTGCTAGAAAAAAGAACGATAGAATTACCAATGAAAACAGCGTCATTTTCTAGATGGTGTCACTCACTAGAAGCATTTGCTAACTCAGAAATGTTGGCAAAAGAGCGACCTTATTGGAATAAAATTAGTAAATTAGCCAATCAAGCTAAGACTACCTTATGTACGCCACAAGATGAGTCTGGTACGGGTTTTGATGAGATATTATTATCTAAAGAATTAACGGAAAATCTTATTTTGCATTCGAATAAATCCTATAACACTGAAATAAATGATTTATTGGTAACTGCTCTATTCAGAACTATAAATAAATTGACCAGAGCAGATACGATCAGCGTTCGAATGGAAGGACATGGGCGTGAGCCAATTGATAAACCGATTCATATTGATCGAACGATTGGCTGGTTTACAACGATTTATCCCGTTGTTTGTGCAGGAATCGGTGATACGTTACAGCAAGATATCAAAAAAGTGAAGGAAAACTTACGCCGTATTCCAAACCATGGATTAGGGTATAGTGTTTTGGATTGTTATGACGAAGAGTTTGAAGGAGTTAAAACTGAGATAACGTTTAATTATCTGGGAGATTTTGAACAAGAATCCTCAGAGTATGATATCCAAATTAATTCGGTAGAATATGGTTATCAAATTGCAGAGAATAATCATTTTGGAACACCAATTTCTATTGATGGATCTTTGAACAATGGCGTTATCTCTTTTGGTTTTATTTATGATAAATCGCAATGCGATGAAAGAATGATCAGAGAACTTAAATCATTGTTTGAAAAAGAACTTGAAATGGTTGTTGAGCATTGTCTGAACAAAGAAGGCATTGAACACACAGCGTCTGACTTTGGAGAAATAAACTGGACGGAAGAAGAGTTTAGAGAGGTCGAGGCGAACTTTATTGAACGGGAAGACCAAATCGAAAAAATCTATCCTTTAACCCCACTTCAAGAAGGTTTATTGTTCCATGAACAAGAAAAATCAACATCCAGCGCCTATTTGGTGCAGGCTATATATGAATTAGGGGCGATCAAAACACTAGAATTTAAGCAAGCACTTGATTTATTAGTACAAAAACACAGTGCTTTAAGAACTAATATTATTTATAAAAACGTCCGTATACCAAGACAAGTTATTCATAAAAAAGCGATTTGCGACGTGGAAATGATTGATTTAACAGAATGTACAGCTACTAAAGAAACACTACAAAAAATCGAACAAGAAAATATTCAAAGAGGATTTGATCTTCAATTTGACCCCTTGTTCCGCATAAAAATCATAAAAATAGCAGTAAATAGCTATAAGATGTTGATGAGTTTCCATCATATTATTTTAGATGGCTGGTGTAATTCTATTTTGCTGAATGATTTACAAGAGTTTTACCAAAGATTGATTAACGGTCAACGTTATGAAGCAATTAGAAAAGAGATCGCTCCTGATTATGCCCATGCAGAACACGTAAACTATTTAACAGAAATGAATACACATGAAGCAAAAGAATATTGGCATGCACTACTTGCCGAGTACACAACAGTCGCCAGCATTTTACCTACATCAGTAAAAACAGTTGAAGCAGATCAGAATCAAATCAAACAAGTGCTAGACCTTCAAACAAGTGAAAAAATCCGTACCTTAGCAAAATCTTTAAATGCTACGGTTAATACTATTTTTGAAGCAGCTTGGGGCATTGTATTACAAAACTATACAAATACAGAAGATGTTGTTTTTGGTCAAGTTGTTTCTGGAAGAAATAGTCCAATTGCGAATATTGAAGATAAAGTTGGCCTGTTTATCAATACGATTCCAGTTAGAGTGAACAATGAAAAAGAAGCTGATTTTGCGACAATTGTTACAGCGTTACAAAAACAATTAAATCAAAGTGGCACCTACGATTTATATCCATTAAGCGAGATTCAAAATGAAAATGAGTTGGGAAATAAGTTAATACAGACGATTGTTGCTTTTGAAAATTATGAAGAAAATCTATTATCAGAAACAGAGAAACCACAGTTTGTATTAGAAGACATTAGAGAAGAAACCAATTACGACTTAACGCTTTCTATCCAAAATGGTGAAAGATTTATTGTTAATCTCTTATTTGATGTTTCGAACTATTCAAAACAAGGTGCAGACTATATTTTGACTCATTTTTGCCATGTACTCAAAGAAGTCACCCATTCATCAGAACAGCCGATTTCGACTATTGATTTTCTTACAGCGGACCAACGGGAATTGATCCTAACAGATTTCAATCAAACGGCGACTGAGTATCCTAATGAAGTATCGATTGGTACAATGTTCAACGAAATTTTACCAAGTTATCGAAAACAAGTAGCAGTCGCTTCCAAAGAGCACGTTCTTACGTACGAACAACTAGATACACTTGCAACAAATTTGGCGTATAGATTGAGAAAAATCGGGATTGTTAAAGGCGATATAGTAGCTGTAGTGGCGGAGCGAAAAGTAGAAACAATCATACTCTTTTTAGGAATCTTGAAAGCTGGAGGAGCCTATTTACCAATAGACAGTAGCAGTCCGATGGAAAGAATCAAATTTATTATCAACGATGCAAAATGCAAAGTGTTATGTGATTTTGATCAGCAGTTAAAAGATAGTCAAATGTTAGATAATTGTCTAATAATCACAAATAATGCGTTTGAAGAAATGGATGAAAAAAAAGAATTACCTCATGTTGATGCGGATGATTTGGCGTATGTTATTTATACTTCTGGGACAACAGGTGTTCCTAAAGGCGTTATGATTACGCATAAAAATGTTCTTCGTTTGGTTCAAAATACGAATTACGTTGATTTTAAAGAGAGTCATATTTTGCAAACAGGTTCTTTAACGTTCGATGCTTGTACATTTGAAATCTGGGGTGCTCTACTAAACGGAGGAGAGTTGTTTATGACAACCTCTAATGTCTTGTTGGACCCAGAATTATTAGAAGAAGTAATTGTATCTCAAAAAATCAATACTTTATTTATTACAACGGCTTTATTTGTGAATATTGTTGAGATTCACCCCAAAGCATTTCATTCTTTACGTCGAATTTTAGTTGGTGGGGAGAAAATTGTTTCAGCGCCGATCAAGCGATTTAAAGCATACAATCCAAACGTTAGCATTTGCAATATCTATGGCCCAACTGAAAATACGACTTTTTCATTATTTGAAGACTTAGATTATGAGATCGAAGCGATTGTGCCAATTGGAAAACCAATCTCCAATACAACTGCCTATGTCATGAAAAACGACCAATTGTGTGGGATTGGTGTTCCAGGAGAACTGTATCTAGGAGGAGATGGTTTAGCGGATGGTTATTTGAATTTAAAGAAAAATACAGATGAAAAATTTATTATTTCTGATTCTAATGAACGTTTATACAAAACAGGTGACCTTGTCCGCTGGCTTGAAAATGGGGCAATCGATTATCTTGGACGTGTTGATGATCAAGTGAAAATCAGAGGATTTAGGATCGAGTTGGAAGGAATCACGACGGTTATCAAGCAACTTCCTTACGTAAGTAATGCTATGACAATTATTTTTGAAGAAAATGGACAAAAAGAGATTTGTTCGTATGTCCAGTTAGAAGAGTCTATTGACCTTGAGCTGATTCGTCATGAATTGATGCTGAAATTACCACAATATATGGTACCTAAAGTGATCATGAATGTAGAAAAATTTAAGCTTAATAAAAATGGGAAAATCGATAAAGTAGCTTTACCGACACCGGAAGTGGGGGAAGTAATTACTTTTACAGCGCCTCGAAATGAAGCAGAAAGCATTGTATCTGAAACCTTTGCTGAAATTTTAGGTTTACCACAAATTAGTATTACAGATGACTTCTTTACATTAGGCGGTCATTCATTGAAAGTCATGCAATTATCAGCTCAGTTAGCTGCGAAAACCGGAACTAAAGTAACGTTAGAAGAAATAATGACTAGCCGAACAGTCGAAAAAATTGCATTCAAACTTCAAAAAGGTGAAACATACAAACCAATCGAAAAAGGTTCTAGCTTAGAAGTGAGTCCAGCACAAAATCGTATCCTTTTAGTTGAAGAAACATTGGCTAATAATACAACCTATAATATTCCAGTTGTATTGACGATCGAAGGAGAATTTTCAGTTACAAGAATAAAACAAGCTCTACAGCAAATGAGTGAAAGATATGAAATCTTAAGAACGACTTTTGAATTCAAAGAAGGAACTTATTTCCAAAAGATCGCTGATCAAATAGTGATTCCAGTAACTACGTCAACAATTAAAAAAGCAGAGTTGAATCAAGCGATTTTTGATTTTATTCAGCCGTTTGACTTGAGTCAAGGGCCACTGATCAAAAGTCACGTTTTCACTATTTCGTCAAATGAACACATAGTAGTTATAGATCTTCACCATGCCATTTTTGATGGAGAATCGATTCCGACGTTTGTCTCTGAACTAGCAACTCTATATAACGGTAAGGAACTAAAAGAAGTAGGAATTCAATACACAGACTATAGTTCTTGGAAAAATCAATTGGATTTACAAAAGCAAGAAAAATTCTGGCTGGATAATCTAAAAAATGCAGAGTTAAATACTGAATTTCCGACTGATTTTAATAGAGGTTCTCAAGCAAGTTTTGTAGGGAAAAGTTTCTCAATAGAGTTGCCGAAAAAATTGAATGAGAAAATTAAGGAATTTGGAAAAGAAACTGGGGTAACAAGCTATATTTTCTATGCGGCAATGTTTAATTTACTTCTTTCAAGATATACAAGAAAAGCAGAAATTATTACGGGAACCGCTATTTCAGGACGAAATCATCCGGATTTAGAGCAAATGTTGGGGATGTTTGTGAATACAGTGGTCTTAAAGCAAGAGATTGAATCTGACATAGCATTTACTCATTATGTAAAACAAGTTCAGTCTAATTTCTTTGATGTTTTCAACAATCAAGATTACCCATTTGAAAAATTGGTAGAGAAATTAGCGATCAAACCAAGTCAAACGCGTAATCCAATTTTTGATGTGATGTTCTCTTATGAAAATCTAGAAGATAAAAGCTATCCTTTAGACAATGCCAAGATGAGTTTTTACGAATTGCCTAATAATACTGCAAAATTTGATTTAACGTTGACGATCAAGGAACATCCAGATCATGTTTCGATCAATTGGGATTATAATGTCCAATTGTTTAAAGAAGAAACAATGAGAAAAGCATCCGAGCATTTCATTACGCTGATTACTTCTGCACTGGAACAACCAGAAAGTCAATTAGTTGAGCTTTCAATGATCAATGAGGCTGAAAAAGAAAAAATTTGTTATTCATTCAACACACAAGAAAAAATACCATTGCAGCATGAAACAATTGTTTCATGGTTTGAAGAAAATGTGGCAAAGTATCCAAATAGAATTGCTGTAGGAATTGAAGACACTGATGTCACCTATGATGAATTAAACCAGATGGCTAATGCCGTCGCTAAAAAACTAAAAGAGTCTGGTGTTAAAAGAAATGATGTGGTCGGACTATTGTTTCATCGTTCGATTGAATTTATTGCGGCTATTTATGGTGTTCTAAAAGCGGGTGCTGCCTACTTGCCGATCGATGTTGAACTTCCAGCTAAGAGAATTGACTACATTTTAGAAAATAGTCATACCAAAGTGATTCTAACAAATGAAACGACAGTTCCATTGAATGTCAAAATAATCTTTGTGTCATCAGAAGAGAAGATGGCAGAAAACCAAACACTAGAAAGTTCCGCAGATGATTGTGCTTATATCATTTACACTTCTGGAAGTACAGGCCATCCTAAAGGTGTCAAAATTAGACACAATAGTCTGATCAATTTGATCGAATGGCAAAAAGAACAAAGTAAAATCACGAGTGAAAGTGTTGTCCTACAAAAAGCTACGTGCTCCTTTGATGCCTCTGTTTGGGAGATTTTCCTAGCAACCTTGTCTGGTGTGAAACTTCAAATGCTAACGGAAGATGAGAATCAGGATTATGCCAAACTACTACGGGTGATTCGTGAAAAAAATGTTACCCATACCTTAATGGTCCCAACTGTTTTTGATTCTATTTTAGACTATATGAAAGTGGAACAGTTAACGGATGTTTTGGATGGATTGGAGAAAGTCTATCTTGGAGCAGAATCATTAACGACGCAACTATTAGAAAAATATGTAGACGTTACTAAAAATAAAGGGAATTTAACCAAAATAACGAATTTGTATGGACCGACAGAAACGACTGTTTGCGCCACATTTTATGAAGTAAGCGCAGAGGATTTAAATACCCGAGTGGCAATCGGTCAACCAATTCGTAATACTCAAGTTTATATCATGAATAATGGTGAATTGTGCGGAATTGATGTTGCAGGCGAAATTTGTGTTGGGGGAACGGGCGTCTTTAAAGAATATTTGGGTTCTGAAAGTCTAACAAATGAGAAATTGATTTCAAACCCAATCCACGAAGATCAATATCTATATCGAACAGGAGATCTTGGCAAATTTGATGAAAATGGACAGATCCATTACCTTGGACGAATCGACAAGCAGGTTAAAATTCGAGGTTTTAGAATTGAAATCGAAGAAATCGAAAAAGAAATTCTGAATTTGACAGGAATTTCAAGTGCGGCGGTCATTGTCAATGAAAGTCTTGGGAACCCACAATTATGTGCATATGTAGTTAGTGAATCAGAATTATCGATTCCAACAATCTCAACTGAACTAAAAGAAATTTTTCCAGATTATATGGTCCCTAGTTTTATCAAACAAATTGATGAACTTCCAAAAAATCATAATGGTAAATTAGATGAAAAAGCTTTACAAGAAATCCCAATAAACTTTACTACAATGGTTGTTCCGCCAAAAACAAAAGACGAAGTAAAATTATTGCCATTATTTAAAGAAGTATTGAATGTAGAAAATATCGGTGTAACAGACAGCTTCTTTGAACTTGGGGGGTATTCGATTAAGGCTGTTGAATTGTCTAGACGAATTGAACATGAATTTGGTTTGCGAGTGTCATTAAAAGATATCATGAAAGAGCAAAACGTGAAAAACATCGCTAAAATCATTAAAAAGAAAAATAAAAAGGTCTTTCAACCGTTATTAAAAGCTGCTGAGGAGTGCTTAGATGAGTAA
- a CDS encoding 4'-phosphopantetheinyl transferase family protein: MLFTHLLKLDHSLTSTTWSTWYHLLDLERKNKIDHLKFAGDRLRSLTAGILLRSMLFNYYRLKPTELVFSASKHGKPFLASHPGIFFNLTHSEDYVCCSVSNAPVGIDIEQMKPIDILGIASFFSVSEQEYIHSKKTEAKQLEAVYSIWTLKEAFSKQIGLGLSVPLDTYQFILNDEKILLSTQIKNDAQFYSRTIDNHYKFALCSSILSKNIQKQLTLTELVTKVHF, encoded by the coding sequence ATGCTATTTACACATTTATTAAAACTAGACCATTCGCTCACTTCTACTACTTGGTCAACATGGTATCACTTACTAGATCTGGAGAGAAAAAATAAAATAGACCATTTGAAATTTGCTGGTGATCGGTTACGCTCGCTCACAGCTGGCATTCTTTTACGTTCTATGTTATTCAATTATTATCGATTGAAGCCTACTGAATTAGTTTTTTCAGCGTCTAAACATGGCAAGCCATTTTTAGCTTCTCATCCAGGTATTTTTTTTAATTTAACTCATTCTGAGGACTATGTTTGCTGTTCCGTAAGTAACGCTCCTGTTGGCATTGATATTGAGCAAATGAAACCAATTGATATTCTGGGCATAGCTAGTTTCTTTTCTGTTTCTGAACAAGAATACATCCATTCAAAAAAAACTGAAGCAAAACAATTAGAGGCAGTTTATTCCATTTGGACATTAAAAGAAGCTTTTAGTAAACAAATTGGTCTGGGTCTGTCCGTTCCCTTGGATACGTATCAATTTATTTTAAATGACGAAAAAATTTTACTCTCAACACAAATAAAAAATGATGCTCAATTTTACTCTCGCACCATTGATAATCACTATAAATTTGCTCTTTGCTCATCGATTCTTTCAAAAAATATTCAAAAACAGTTAACACTTACTGAGCTCGTTACAAAAGTCCACTTTTAA